Proteins from a genomic interval of Macrobrachium nipponense isolate FS-2020 chromosome 33, ASM1510439v2, whole genome shotgun sequence:
- the LOC135202818 gene encoding uncharacterized protein LOC135202818: MELNKQEKHEDQHLGQDEEQDLHSLKPRPRPMSPSMGKRVRLQSEKGKMYNFDLLVDEFKKQKRLLGKINKETDLALSKNDCNVGLLKDVANRLQIELKNIDITLSKVKESEIPEVDIVQSLEYNYQEICFESHTRLTKLKEKMKHDQDDKMSNVSLKSKSSSSRSHHTSVSKSSRVSSTKRIELSTKLARLGTERKYHDIMEKARADLKKLEIHKEIEATNAEICAVNKILEEENETDPQSCLSFPLGENNQPTEGLLHRYVEDSRAVNYSVSGSSVQKSLSFAGGLDSIDKGLDKRKAEIKAMTDLNPNAQVFKFPTDIIQPGKPRLDHNYNYQPIGHSQPSKLRLGQETNRNSDFKIPNEPRLGLYYYR; encoded by the coding sequence ATGGAACTTAATAAACAAGAGAAACATGAAGATCAACATTTAGGCCAAGATGAAGAGCAAGACTTGCATTCATTGAAAcctaggcctaggcctatgtcaCCTAGTATGGGTAAACGAGTGAGATTACAATCAGAAAAAGGTAAGATGTATAATTTTGATCTTCTGGTTGatgaattcaaaaaacaaaagagattgTTGGGCAAGATAAATAAGGAAACAGATTTGGCACTTTCTAAAAATGATTGTAATGTAGGCCTACTAAAGGATGTTGCAAATAGGCTTCAAATAGAATTAAAGAATATTGACATAACTCTCTCTAAAGTGAAAGAATCAGAAATACCAGAGGTTGACATTGTACAGAGTTTAGAGTATAATTACCAGGAAATATGCTTTGAAAGTCACACTAggttaacaaaattaaaagaaaaaatgaaacatgaCCAAGATGATAAAATGTCAAATGTCTCTCTAAAGTCAAAGTCTTCATCTAGTAGGTCACATCATACAAGTGTAAGTAAATCTTCACGTGTTTCTAGTACTAAGAGAATAGAACTAAGCACAAAACTGGCTAGGTTAGGCACAGAAAGAAAATACCATGACATAATGGAGAAGGCTAGAGcagatttaaagaaattagaaattcACAAAGAAATTGAAGCCACTAATGCTGAAATATGTGCAGTTAATAAAATTttagaggaagaaaatgaaactgaTCCACAGTCATGCTTGAGTTTTCCGTTAGGTGAAAATAACCAACCCACTGAAGGTCTCTTGCACAGATATGTTGAGGATAGTAGAGCTGTAAATTATTCAGTGTCAGGTTCCAGTGTACAAAAGTCCCTTTCCTTTGCTGGAGGTTTAGATAGTATAGACAAAGGTTTAGACAAAAGGAAGGCAGAAATAAAGGCAATGACTGATCTAAATCCAAATGCTCAGGTGTTTAAATTTCCAACAGATATCATACAACCAGGGAAACCAAGGCTAGACCATAATTATAATTACCAGCCCATAGGACACTCACAGCCAAGTAAACTTAGGCTAggccaagaaacaaaccggaacTCAGATTTCAAAATACCAAATGAGCCTAGGCTGGGTTTGTACTACTATAGATGA